The nucleotide sequence AAGCCCGCCAAGTTTGCTACCGCTTTGCCGAATCTGGGCGTCCGGATGCGTTCGCGGACATTTGGGGATAACATTGGATGCATGGCAGAGTCTTGTGGATGCTCTCCAAATGGTTCGATAATTGAATGGTTCAAATTACAGTATCTGAATGTAAATTTATGCCTACCTACCCAGGAAACCCACTGTTTACAGCACACGGTCGTTCAACACACATAACCCGGGCCCCGAGTAACTCAAATTACTGCAAACGTAGTTTATTAAAATGGACATACATACATGAATCAGGTCTAGAGAGGTGACATCTCCCGTCGGTCTGTCACGATGACAGAAGCCCGGCATCTTATCTTAAATTAGCCATAGCTAGCGTGTGAGACTGATCAAAACTCAATAGCACCACCCGGAAGCTGCAGTCGCCGGAGCGACGAAGGCGACTCCCATGTCGTGATCACGCTTCTGCTTCGCCTGAACTAAGTTCGTTCGAAGGCTCGCCTCCTGCATCTGCAGCACCGGACTCACACAAGAATTAAATAGTTATGCAAAGATGTAGATATAGTGCAACTAGTCGACGAATGGCACTTAGAAAAGCAAAGGAGTATTGCGTGAGAAAGATCGGTCGAATCGGTCCAAAAAGTGAAAGAACTTCAGTAGGGTACAAGATTCAGAGTAGGTCTGTTCCGGTGAAACATCACTGGGAGCAGAAAAAACGACGTGCCACCAACACCCACCTGCAAGCGAGTGACGACCCTGGACAGCCGCATGGCTTCCTCCAGCCCTTCCACCTCCTGCCGTATCGTCCTTGCAAGCTCGCCTAGCGCGCCGCTCGTCGCGCCGGCCTGCAGGAAGGCACCGGCGGCAGTCACACCGAAGTCAAGTACGTACGTGGACAGAACGTGCGGGAATGCCCGTCAAAAAGAGAACGTGTGGGAACAGGGGAAACTTAATATTTGCCGTGATTGTTGCGTGCGTACCGTGGCGTAGAACGTGTCGGCGTTGGCTTCGATCTCGGTCACCGTGCCCACGCAGGCGAACATGATCTCGCGGAGCGACTCCATATCGACCTGCATGAAAGTGTAGACGTGTAAGTgccctagatgtcaggtggaggggAGTGAGAAGTATGGGGGAGTGCGTCCGCATACTTGGGCGCCGGCGGTTATGGGGAGGGGTGTGCAGGCGGcggagagggcgccggcgaggtcgGAGACAGCGTCTGCGTGGGGCTTGTCGAGGGACTCCCATGATGCGAGGAGGGGGAGCTGCGGCCGCAGCAGCCTTTCCAGCTtcagcttctgccgccgccgctgcgccaCGATCCGCTTCGCCGCATGGATGTTGCGCAGCTCCGCCACGCGCAGCCACGTGTAGAACAGCTTGTTCTGCATGCATGCGCGTGCCATGACCATCCATCACCTCATCAATATACTCGGCCACTGAAGGACGATGCGTGCACGACTCACCTCGGCTGCGGAGGTGGCGCGGGCGACGGCCTTCTCCATCCGAGCGTTGGCGAACCGCCACTGCAGCAGCCGCGTGGCGAGCACGCGCGCCCGGTGCATTGTCTCCTCCTTCTCGGACCCCTCCCTCTTCGGCGCCATCATGTCCCTCAGCGCGCTAGCCGATACTTTATTCGCCGGGGTTTCGTCCGGCGAGGCTCCCCCGGTGCTCCGCCTCCGCCTCGTGGGCTCCCAGGGGCCTTGCCTCGCACCGACGCTGGGCTCGGGCGGCGACCGGCGGGGCGATAACGTCACCTGCCCAGCGTCCGCGCCGTGGACAGTGTTCTGGTCCTTGCTGCTCAGTGCCCGGCGGGGCGGTTGCGCGGCCGCGTCGGCGTCGCCGGCGCTTGGCTTCTtcttgtggccgaaggaggccGCCTTGCGGAGGGAGCGCGCGAAGTTGGCCGAGGAGAAGAGCGGCGCGGCGCGCATCCCGTCGTAGGCGAACGCGCCAGCGCCAGCGCGAGAAGCAGAGCTGGAGCTGCGCCCCAGCCGGCGCGCGGACGCCGTTTGCGGCCTAGGGATGCTACCGCCGGCGGACTCCATAGACGACGGAGGCCGATAAATTAATAGATATATAAAATTACGAATACACAAATAAGTTAATAaattatataaataaataaataaaattaagcTTCTCCGATGGATCAGAGCAAGCGCGGTGTTCGCAGCATCCTAAAGACTAGGGGGGGGGGAAGAATGAAGGATGCATCACAAGGACACTAGCCAGCTCCAAAACGGCACTAGATATAGTAAGAGAACAAGTGGTTCTTCCATTCCATGCACGCGAGGGCGCGTCCCTCTCGTGACACACGATAGAGTAACCAGATGCCATATATTCTCGACCTGTCGACCATGTCTTCAAATCTTTCCTGGTCGTACATCtaatagttttttttttttttttttttttttttttttgcgggtgaaacgAGCATTCATTAATTAAGTAATGTTTGTACACTCGTTTTCACAAATAGAACATAAATCATCAGGCCCAGCTTGCAGCCAAACCATCGTACGTTGGCTAGTACGTCCTCTTTGAGCCATGCAATGCGCGGCCATGTTGGCCGTGCGTCGGACGTGCTCAAAAACATGACGCCGTACTCCATGCAATAGCCTCTTCGTCTCCTCGATAAACCCGGCCAACGAAGACCTGTTAACTCCGCTGTCCGTCAAAGCTACCACTCCTTCTTTACAGTCTAGTTCCACAATGATGGGTTTCTCTGTACGCTGCAGCGCCAGGGACGTGCCCTCGAGACACGCTGCTATTTCCGCCTCCATTGGTGTGTGGCATGATCGAAGAAACCGACACGACGAGAAGATGATGGCACCCGTGTCATCCCTCAAGACCATGCCCGCACCTCCAGTACACTCGCCAGGGATATGTGACCCATCAACATTCAGTTTCACCCAGCCAGGTGGTGGTTTTACCCATGTAGATTCAGGTGTAACACTAGACTGAACCTCTGATTGCCTCACCACTTGTGGCACCTTCTGAACCACCATCTTCCCTTTCACCAAGTCTCCTTGTGGTTGCTGTTTGATGCATAACAGGGAGTCGATGTAGCTATTCAGAAATCTCCTTGAACTCTCGATTGGTGGTGCCGGTTTGTGATGTATGACTTCGTTCCGACAGTGCCAAGCTCGCCAAAAGGTCATCAGAATGACCAAGCGCTGCAATTCCGTGCTGTTATTCAGGAGATGTAGAAGCCATTCTTCGCCGGTATTGGACACCGTCCGTAGGTCCGGAAGAGGCCATGACTCCTTCATATCATCCCATAGGGCGCACGCCATAGGGCACCTACACATGGCGTGAAAGGTATCCTCCCGCTCGACGCCACACATGACACAAACATTAGAATGTTCCAGATTTCTTTTATGCTTATTTTCCATAGTTGCCAAAGAATTAGTTGCTATCCGCCAATCAAAGACCCGTACCTTAGGTGGAGCAGGGCACCTCCACAATGCCGTCCAGACGGCACGATTGccgtccggtgccctgctcgcCGTGCATGAAGATGCGCGCAGTTTTTCCTCCAGCCCCATTTTATAGGCTGATTTGACGGAGAAAATGCCTCTCGGATCCGGCCCCCAGGCTAGGACATCATGCATCCTCGGTGAGGGCCGCAACTTGATAATCTCGACGACGTCTGGCTGTATAAAGTACTGCTGCAGCAACTCCCTTCTCCACATGCCACGATCGTCCATCAGCTCAGCTACACGCCGAAGCCTGCACCTTCCGACATGTGATATCGGCCGGTACGACACTGGCCGCTCCAGCCACGGATCGCGCCATATACGAACAGATTGTCCGTCACCGATCCTCCATAGGAGACCTTTTTTTAGGAGCTCCAGTCCATACGTAATGGCTTGCCACGTCGATGAAGCATTGCCTGCAAAAACAGTATCCTCTAGTCGCCCATTAGGATAATATTTCGCTTTCAAGACCCGAGCACACAAGCTGTCCGGGTTGATCAACAAACGCCATGCCTGCCGAGCAAGGAGTGCTTGATTGAAGATTCTGTAATCCCGAAACCCAAGGCCGCCCATCGCTTTGGGTTTGATGATTTGATCCCAAGCCATCCAGTGAGTTTTTCGTTTCCCTTTCTCTGAGCCCCACCAGTAGTTCCGGACCATCCGTGTAAGATCATCGCACACAGAGAATGGAAGCTTGAAGACGCCCATGATATACGTGGGGATTGATTGTGCCACCGCCTTGATCAACACTTCTCTGCCAGCTTGAGCCATATATCCATCGCCCCAAATACATATACGCTTCATCAATTTTACTTGCAAATTTTGGAACCTCCCTTTATGCATGCGGCCTTCTGGAGTCGGGAGTCCTAAGTATTTCTCCTCAAACTGATCCTTCATGATTTGTAGTTGCTGTTTCACATTTTCCTGTACATTAGGGGGACACGACTGTCCAAACAGTATTGAGCATTTTGCCGGGTTGATTAGCTGTCCCGTGGCACTCTCATAAGCATGAATAATGTCCTGCACCGCCCCTGCCTGCTGTTGGTTCGCCTTGAAGAAGAGAAGTGTGTCATCCGCAAATAGCAAGTGCGAGACCCCCGGGGCTCCACGACATATTTTCAGCGGCTCTATAGCATTTGTTCTCACTCCCTGTTTGAGCAACTCAGATAACCCATCAGCCACAAATAGGAATAGAAATGGCGATAAGGGATCACCTTGCCGGAGGCCTCGCTCCGGTGCGAACGATTCAAGAAGAGTTCCATTAAATTTTACAGTATACCTCACCGTGGTAACACACGTCATGATCCATTGCACCCACCGATGAGCAAAACCCAACCTGACCATCACTCGCTCCAAGAATCCCCAGTCAACCCTATCATATGCCTTAGATAGGTCCAACTTGTATGCACAAAAGCTAGCATCCGGTTTCTTCTCCTGATGTATTGCATGAACACATTCAAACGCCAACAGTGCGTTGTCCGTAATCAGCCGGCCAGGTACAAATGCACTCTGAAATGGTGAAATGATCTCATCCAGAATAGGGCGAAGGCGATTGACCAAGCACTTGGCCACTATCTTATATATTACGTTACAGAGACTTATAGGCCGAAAATCCGTTACCCGCTTAGGCTCATCAGTTTTTGGGATGAGAACAATGATGGCCTCATTGACACCCTCGGGCATAATTCCAGTTTGGAAAAACTTCCTTACCGCGCTGACAATCTCGTCCTTGAAGATACTCCAATTTCGTTGAAAAAAACGTGCCGGCAGTCCATCACTTCCCGGAGCTTTTAAGGGGCCGATCTGAAAGAGCCCATCAGCTATCTCCTTCTCCGAAAATTCAGCACACAGATTTACATTCATCGCATCAGTGACCACAGGCTCGAAGAGGTTCACCACCGGAGTTGGGTTCAAAGACGTATCCTTGGCAAAGATGTTCTGAAAATATTCTTGCACTAGGCCACCCATCGCCTTGTGATCTGCATGTTCAACACCATTGTTATCAATTAAACTTCTCACCTTATTCTTACGAGCACGCCAAACCGCTTTCCTGTGAAAGAATTCTGTATTCCGGTCGCCCTCTTTTAGCCAGTCGATGCGCGACCGTTGCAGCCACAACATTTCCTCCTGGTACAACAATTCATTCA is from Triticum aestivum cultivar Chinese Spring chromosome 1B, IWGSC CS RefSeq v2.1, whole genome shotgun sequence and encodes:
- the LOC123091903 gene encoding QWRF motif-containing protein 7 produces the protein MESAGGSIPRPQTASARRLGRSSSSASRAGAGAFAYDGMRAAPLFSSANFARSLRKAASFGHKKKPSAGDADAAAQPPRRALSSKDQNTVHGADAGQVTLSPRRSPPEPSVGARQGPWEPTRRRRSTGGASPDETPANKVSASALRDMMAPKREGSEKEETMHRARVLATRLLQWRFANARMEKAVARATSAAENKLFYTWLRVAELRNIHAAKRIVAQRRRQKLKLERLLRPQLPLLASWESLDKPHADAVSDLAGALSAACTPLPITAGAQVDMESLREIMFACVGTVTEIEANADTFYATAGATSGALGELARTIRQEVEGLEEAMRLSRVVTRLQMQEASLRTNLVQAKQKRDHDMGVAFVAPATAASGWCY